The window ATCAATACACAAGATGGTGATGGTTCCCAGTGGCAGAGGGATGTTGACCatgatgaagaagaggaagggtGTGATCTCTGGAATGTTGCTAGTCAGTGTATAGGCAATGGACTTCTTCAGGTTGTCAAAAATGAGGCGACCTGAAAAAAACAGGTATATGTTGtcagcattttcttttactCCATTACATGGACACGCACATCCGGACGCTGTGTTTATCGTCGCAGGCGACTTTAACCACTGTAACTTATGAAATGTACTCCCTACATATAACCTACATGTTAATTTCCCtacaaaggagaaaaacaaattggaCCAGGTGTACAGTAATGTGAACGGCACATACAaggctgcaccccccccacttcGGACAGTCTGATCACATCTCAGTGTTCCTTTACCCTGCATACAGACAGCTCCTCAAGCAAGCCCTCCCAGTGAGTAAAACTGTTAAAGTGTGGTCTGAAGAATATGATGAGGTGGTACAGTACTGCTTTGACTGCACTGACTGGGAGGTGTTTAAGAATGCTGCCATGCGCGAGGACTGTACTGTTGACCTGGATGACTACACGTCAGCAGTAACCAGTACATTAGCATCTGAATCGAGAACACTGTGCCCACCAAACAGATCCGGACATACCCCAACCAAAAGCCGTGGATAAACTGTGAAGTTCGACCCATGCTGCGTGCCCACTCTACTGCATTCGTCTCAGGCAATGCCAGTGACTACAAGAAGGCCAGGTATGATCTTCAAAGAGCCATTAGGGTTGCCAAGAGGGAATACAGACTGAGACTGGAGTGTCCTTACACTACTGCTGACACCCAGCGCATGTGGCAGGGATTACAGAACATCACAGACTATCGGAGCAGAAGCAGGTGTGAGATCACTGACAGCCGCATCACACCTGACAAACTCAACGAATTCTTTGCCTGTTTCGAGGTCTTGAACAATGAACCACTGGGTGTTAAAGTGACTGGTGGGAACACAGAACCCACCATTCACGGTCACATCTGCAGATgtggcaaagacttttgggaaaacGAACCCACGGAAATCAGCCAGCCCAGACAACATCCCTGGACGCGTACTTAGAACCTGCTCATCGGTGCTAACTGATGTCTTTACGGACATATTCAATTTTTCCCTTGCAcaagcctcaattcccacctgcttaaagaggaccactatcctgccgctgccaaaaaacaacaaagcatcctgcctcaatgactaccgacccattgcactgactccaatagtgatgaagtgGACCCTCACCAGTTCGCATACAGAcggaacagatccacagaggatgccatcagcacaacaatacacactgccctcacccacctggaaaacaaggacagctatgttcgaatactgtttattgattacagctcagcattcaacacagtactaccttcgaagctcatcaataagcttcacaatcttggtgtgccacccaccctctgcaactgggctctggactttctaacgggcagaccccagtcccTTAGAATGGGGACCCACACATCCAGatcaataaccataaacacaggaactccgcaGAGCTGCGTGCTGAGTCCCATACTCTACGCACTCTTCACTCATGAAtgtgtggcctcccagaacaacaccaacatcatcaaatttgctgatgatacgacagtcattggactgataacaggaggcgatgagtcggcatacaggagggaagtggctgacctagtaGAGTGGTGCCACcacaacaatctctccctcaatgtcaaTAAAACAAAGGAGCTGATAATAGATCCAttgagaaggagggagcaacactcatcactgtaTATTGGTGAGACAGTTGTGGAGaaggtgagcagcttcagattcctgggtgttcacattactgaagatctcacctggtctcacaacacaacacatctagccaagaaatcacgtcagcgtctgcatttcttgagaaggctgaggaaatttggcatgccaagccaAATCCtgagaagcttctataggtgtgcaatcgagagcgtcctcaccagctctatcacagtgtggtttggaagctgcacagtacaggatcgtaaggcgctacagcgagtggtgaaagctgctcaaaccatcactggaacatccttaccatcactggagagcctataccaggccagaaccatcaggagagccactaacatcatcaaggacaatagtcgtccccagcacagccttttcacacccttaccatcaggcagacgctacaggagtgttaaagccagaacctcaaggttgaaaaacagtttttactcacaggccatcaggcttgtgaacgacacccatccactgcccctccacccatcacagcagacacagttcaccctctgagcctgagaggtgtcaactactcccccatccctcctacacacacatacacatccacaatgccaataacatcagagaccacagactacctccgcataccttgcgtacaCAAATACATACCCCCCCttcaactgcgaatagacccaatctacctctgcaggacttttcACATGTacaacttccatgtttacattgcacactgcacactttatatacgtatataaccttgtttcttggatttttgcgatttgtgactttgcactagtagtaatttttgtaaatttgtgatttacgccttttgttttccttgtgtttttcttgccttacttccttataatttatgtcataggctgctgagaggattcacagagtaaggatttcattgtatggtgtaacaaactgtttactgtacacatgacaaactcttgaatcttgaatggCCTCTTCAACCCACAGAACATGACATTATTCCTCAGATTCACCTTCTTCCACTCCAGTGACAATAGAAGCAAAGTTGTCATCCAGCAGAATCATATCAGCTGCCTGTTTGGACACATCAGAACCAGAAATTCCCATAGCAACGCCAATATCAGCCTTCTTCAGGGCTGGAGAGTCATTCACCCCATCGCCGGTCACAGCCACAATAGCACCCTGCAACAGAAAAGACAGCAAGAACTGTTTATGAGGTATGATCAAAAAGTTTTGATTTTGGTAATAGTACACCCAGCATCAGGttgagaaaatacaaagaatGTAGTACaactcgattttttttttcactgagaGCAGAGGGAAAATGATTGATAGTATCTGCACAATGAAAACACTCCTTCACTGTGTGTAGATCTCAGCAGATGCTGAGATCGTTGCTGCCAACAGAGCCCATTAGAGAACACTCGTTGCCCAATACGTCAGCTGACGTGGGTGGAACTAACTGTCTGTAGAAGCCAAACTCCATAGTAGGAATGACTGGCTCTCACATTCTAGTGTTAGGGGAATGCTTCTGTAGTTATTTATGGGGAACAGGATGTCTCATAGACAGCACGACAGTAAAATGgatagcgctactgtctcacagtgcctggactgCTCAGGTGTAGGTTCaactccagctcagtctgtgtggagttttcatgttctccccatgtctctgtggatttcctctaggtgctttggcttcctcccacaatccaagaCATGCACTTCaagttaactggtgactctaaatagccCATAGTTTCCGAATCTGGGAGTATGTGTCCAGCCTCTGATGGAGAGGCATCCAATCCAGTATGTTCTCTAAATAGCCTGGCACccgagataggctccagaccgccatgacttggacaagtagttaacaaaagtgaatgaGGATGTCTCAATATACTTAGAACATATGTAGTGCTCAGTTTCTcaacataaatatgaataacTGATAACCATAAGGTTAACCTACATATAAAATGTTTGCCTCTGGTGCATTTTGTGCTGAGCTTTGCCAACTCCTACATAATACAATTTGAACATGTCTTTGGTATGCATTTCAGAATTGTTCTTTCATCCTTACAATTCTAAAAATACAGCCTCTGTTCAATCATAGACCTCatttgtctatatatatattccagAACATCTCTAATCGAATAATtttgctaaaaaataaatagtctaaaaataaactataaaaccAACTctacaaaatcaaaatgaaacatCCATAAAAATGTGAAGGCAGAACTTAATCACTTCACGATTTAAGATCAAGATTCCACCgttgcttttgaaaaagatATTGGAACAAACACATATCACCTGGAAGAAATAACTCTGAAGCACATAAAAgttatgtatatacagtattcttTGAAATAAAGAAGTCAGAAGTTTTTGATGAAACCTCATATGTTCCTTTCTGCATTTATAAAGCTACTCTATAGTGACAACCACCCATTTCCACTGGACTACTAGAAAGCTTCCAAGAAGTAGTCAAGAAAAAGATCCTTGAAATCTCGAGAAAATGTTAcatggagggggggaaaaaacccaAGATGGTTGAAGCTCAGGTTCACCTGTCTCTGGCATCCCTCCACAATGATAAGCTTCTGCTGAGGAGAGGTCCTGGCAAAGACGATCTCTGTATGGTTTCGTAGCACCTCATCCATTTGCTCCTGAGTGAGGTCCTTCAAGTCTGTCCCATGGATCACACAAGCCTTGGCATCCCTAACAGATTCACAAAAATACATGGGATACATGGATATAACTTCAGGAGGTTTTCTAACCAGAGtggcatgaaataaaaaaagaccatTAAAAAAGCTGGTCTTCCCTAACACtgaagaaagacagaaatgtcCTAAAGGCATTCTATTTTAACCTTTGCAGCATAAACACAAGgaaatccattcatttttatagtaATATTGCCTGCTAGCAAgtacaaaatagaaaaatttatTCCAGATGGTTTAATTGCTGTGTATGATCAAAGCCacatttgtctgtctgtttagATTAAGTGATAAAGACATTCACATATTACCTGGGATTGACCTGGCTGACTGGAATGTTGAGTCGAGCAGCAATGTCTTCTACAGTCTCATTTCCCTCAGAAATAATGCCGACCCCCTTGGCAATGGCTTTGGCAGTGATGGGGTGGTCCCCAGTTACCATGATGACTTTGATGCCAGCAGATCGGCACTTGCCCACAGCATCAGGAACCGCCGCACGCGGAGGGTCGATCATAGACATCAGACCCACAAAGCACAGGTTGTCGGTTTGAAAATTCACGTCATCGCAATCGAAGGCAAAGCCCTTGGGATACTTGTCCTCAGGCAAAAGAAGATGGCAAAAACCTGGGAGATGGAGAGAAAGAAGGTCACCATGATCGGTGTTGAAGACTATTATGACAGAAACCAAAAGCCAGCGTCATGGGTGTGTAATGAGTCAATGaagtgcagcatgaaaagtCACCAAAGGGCAGCATGATGTGTACTTAACTAAATCCCAGTGACAGTTATAATTGAGCCACGTGGCTACTGAAGATCAGTGATGCAGTGGTAAAATTATACTAATTACCTCACTAAGAACCTAACCCTTACCAAATCCTTAGTATTTTTCTCTACTGTGTATTCTTGTTTTAAACTTAATACACTCAGTGTATATTCCATTATACCATTATGCTACAttagttatttttactgctggATGTTCCAAAAGAAGGGGGTCATGACAGTTAAAGTTGTAATAAGTAGGTTACAATGTTGTGAAAGAAGGGTGGTGGTGTAGGAGTCAAACCCACAGCAGCAAGAGGATAATGCACCCAATGTTTCATGGACTTAATTCACAGTAGAAGGACATCATCCGGGAAAAACTACTGTGCAATAAAAATCTGTTGATTTCTGATTTCTACTTCTAGTCACTATGCCTTTGGAACTAGATTCAATGTAATAGTTAGCGTCCAAAAAAGAATCACCACGACTGGCACTAAGCCATTTACCAGCCAGAAGTAAGGACTCCTTGTAATATAtctacatttacccattttgctgatgcttttctccaaaacagtgtaaagtgtgAAGCTACTTAaaaatacccatttatacagctgggtaccttctctggagcaattcagagtaagtatcttgctcaagagtattacatcagaaggtgagatttgaacctgcaacctttcagttcaagggcagcagctctaaccactatgctaccagatgtCCCTATGAAAGTCCATTGGCTGTTTTGTTGCATGTTTGTGCCTGCAATTTTATCTTCAAGATAGAACAGGAAACAGTAGATAACAAAGACCCATTGTTCCTCTAAGAGGGTGTCCCCATGGTCCTTGTAGACAAGTAGCACTTAGTCCAAGAACCCACAACAGTTAAGCAGACAGCCACATAAAGCTTCAGTGTCTGTTACTATTTCAAAGAATAATTGTACATATACCATGGCTACAAAAGCGGCTAAAGAAGTACCTATCACAGAGAAGGGAAAGTTGGCCATACCTGACAGAATCAAAAAAGATGTGCTGCAGCAGTTAAAAGTCTGTGTTGAACAACAATACATATATGAGCATAAGTACAGTGCCTTCAAAGGAAAGTATTTTCTGAATGATAGAAAACATGTTTGGATAAAAACTAattgaacaaaaacaaatgaaacaacacaATGGTCTCTTGATGCTATGATTATGTTGCAAGCAGAATATGATAAGAAagttaaaagttttaaagacCAGCTTaaggaaggaaaatgaaaaatgttagaaatCTCCATTCCACTCATCCACATTAGTCCTTATTGGAGATGAAGACAACCAAGACTGCTAAAACTGTCCATGCTTTCGAGGAAGCCAGCAGAGCTAAAGAGACAATTCTAGACAACGAAGACTAAACTCTCCACATTGACAGATCTTCATTTGTAGAAGGTGGCAGTCAAAAGACTGGATGGGCAGTGACAAGTCACAACAGTGCTAGAAAAAGGAAGCATAACTGCAGGCACCTTTCCAGTGAGCTAAAAGCTTTCACTGAGGTGTATAAGgccatcattacatttacatttattcacttagcagacgcttttctccaaagcgacttactatggatactacatagtgttactagcccacacaccttattcaccaaggtgacttacactgctagatacactacttacaatgggtcactcatccatacatcagtggaacacactcactctctgtcactcacacactatgggggaacctgaacagcatgtctttggactgtgggcggaaaccagagcacccggaggaaacccacacagacacagggggaacatgcacacagactgaccagggatcgaacccatgttctctcgcaccacctacgtgccgtgaggcagcagcactactcactgtgccaccgtactgcCCAAAAATGCCATCAGAAATGCCACCGTGCAATCAGAAAATGGAATTATCAGTGTTTACACTGACTCATTACACACCTTTGGAAATGTCCATGATTTTGAGGCACTGTGGAAAAATGGTCCCATATGGAATGGGGAGTTGGTACAAGAATTGCTGGATGCCTTTATCAGCTGGAAACATTATTATTCTGTCCCTCTGGAAAATGTGCATGGCATTTTCCAACTTGGAAGGAGCAATGAATGTCAACTGAAGGTCAGATGAGTAACAGTAGATGATCTGACAATCTATCACACCAGCCAATAAAGGAAATTGTGCATTAAACAACCTTTTATTGAAAGAACAAGACGCCATGCCCATAGCATTTATTAAAGATGTCTCTAACATGACTTCGAGACTGCTATACCAATATGGGATATGTGTGTCTTACAATTGAGTACAATGCTTTGGtgcacggggggtgcggtggcgcagtgggttggaccacggtcctgctctccggtgggtctggggttcgagtcccgcttggggtgccttgcgacggactggcatcccgtcctgggtgtgtcccctccccctccggccttatgccctgtgttaccaggcaGGCtacggttccccgcgaccctgtatgggacaagcggttctgaaactgtgtgtgtgtgtgtgtgtgtgtgtgtgtgtgtgtgtgtgtgcgcgcgcgcgctttgGTGCACTCACACCCAAAACAGACTACACAAGACATCAAAAAGAGAACAATTATTTGATGGATTGTTTTAGCCATTTCTTTCAGTTATATCTAGTGTGCTAAAATATGCAACATTTATGAATTGAGTCAAAACATTTGTTGATCCTTTATAATCACACAAAgactggaaaaataataaatacccTGACAAGTGGTACTATCTAACCCTTAGCAAGTTGTTTCTTTtcaattcttaattttttattccACATATGGGtcataatactgtatttttgttatATAAACTAAACGTACTTTGTGTCTATTGTTATATCACTATATTGCATTAGTTATCATTTCTGCAGGATGTTTTAAGTAGGATACAGGATTGTAAAAGATGTATGGGGGTATATGTCTAAGTGAGAAAGCCCCCACCATGCAAGAGAATATAAAGATACACAAATATGTGATGGATTTGCTTTTGGGAGTTGTTAATTCAGAATTAGAGTAACATCTGAAAAGAAATACTATATAATAAATCCAAGTCTCTGTGTCTTAGCGTGTTTTCAAAGAATCAGGAatcaaacatttataaaaaaaaaaaaatcactggatTCAGCAATATTGAGTGGCAATGTGATAGATACTCAAGGATAGttttatgtgtattaaatgGCAGTTTGATGGATACTGTAGAGTAACGTGATGAGAATGACTCACTCACCCAGCACTCTTTCTCCCAGGCCTCCCAGCTCGAGATAAGCGTTCTGAAAAGCTTCCCTCATTTCCTCGTCCATGGGTTGCTCCTTGCCCTGCAGGAGTATGGTAGTGCAGCGATCCAGAATGCGCTCAGGAGCGCCCTTCATCACAAGCAGGTAGCGGCCGTCATTGGGATCTTCCGTTTCATGCACAGAAAGCTGGGAGATTGGGAGACAGGGGGAATCGTACTGTGAATAACTAACATAACCATTGTGGAAGTTTCTGTATATTTCAAAGACATCTCCATGACTGAAGTGGAATGCTCCTGTTGTCAGTCCTACTCTCATTCAGCATAGTGAGTATCAAAACAAAACCTACACAGGTGTAAGTAATACATTGCTGCTGagaattattaaacacataaaTTGCCTTACTGGTAATATTGCATACAAGATTATGTATCATGTTCCCTCACTTACAACACAGCTTCCGAGCTGCCTGATAGGAGTGGGGTTGAAATCTAGCTCAGGgtgcgtggagtttgtatgttcgcTCAGTGTTTGTATACATGGAAGAAACCAGTGGGAAACTACTTCTGTTTCCTTCCTTTTGATGGAAACCATGCAAGTGATTGCTATGAGGTGGCTTCAACTCCATGGCATTtccatcatcttcatcactCACCTACCTGGTATTTATTGGTTGAATTGAAGGGGATCTCGGCCACTTTCTTGTACTTGTCCCTCATTGCTTTAACAGAGCCACAGGATAGCTCAATGCACTTGAGCAGGGCTGACTCAGACGCATCACCTGCTACCTCTCGTTTCAGGATAGGCAGTGACTCTTGCCCTGCCTTGAACACAGCCCGGTTGCAGAGTGCAGCAATCCGTGCCAGGGACACCCATGTGACAGAGCTCTTGTCAAATGAAGTTCCTGGGGTGGGGCAGGAGAATCATATAGAAAGAGATATTCCACTTCACTGCAATATGCATGACCTTCCTAGTGAATTTGGTTCTCCCCCCCTTTCTGtttttgcatataaatattacatgaaaTAGGAGTACTCCTCATGTACACTGGCAGACCATGTTGAACCATGACGTAAGGCCTAAAGAAAACCAGGTTATAGTGTTATGACGCTAGCTAACATTAAACCTAAAAACACAGGCACACCCATAACTTACCTAAAGGGTTTAATTTGTTTCACTAATTCACATTGTGAGGGGATCAGATTAactttatttcttatgggaaaaaggAAAGTTCCTGAATGCAAAATGTTTgtcagaaaattaatttaaaaaccaaaattattagtatttttatgcatggcGATGGAGTGCTGTGCAGCATTTCAAGCAAATGTTCGACATTAGATGATCTTAACTTGATCCTGAGATTAAAGCTTTATCCTACTTTTAGGCTACTCATGTTTCTGAAGTTGTTTTTGATCATGGCACACAAGAGCATTGCACGACCCTGAGAAGCAGACAACAGAACATACCCCCACACATCCTTTCACTTTCTAGGTCTTCTCCAAGTCTAAACCCTCACTGTTATTCCTCATCAGTCACTATTCTATAAattgcacaaataaaacataaaatcttGAGTCAGTCAACTCTACTCCTTGAAAGAACCTGGTGAATCACAATTTaagtaagtgggtaaataaattacacaattgCAGTTTATTTGAATAAGGAATCAAAAAATCCAGACGGCACAGGAAGTCGTTAACTGGGGATATGTCATTAAGAGGacattagtgtgtgtttgtaatatcTCATGTGTCTTTTTGAGCCTCACGTGAAGGACCGTGCAACTAGGAATGGTGTCATTGTACTGAATTACTGGCTCATTGCATGAGAACGTACTATATACTTTCACAAAACAATTATGTGATTTTTCATTGCACAGGATCCCTTTGTGTGAGGGCGAGTACATGTTGCTTGAACTATACCCACACTTACCAGACTGGTCCTCAGTTGTGTCAGCCTCATGGATTTGGTTGTCAAACCACATGTGGGCCACAGTCATACGGTTCTGAGTCAGAGTCCCTGTCTTGTCAGAACAGATTGTAGAGGTGGAGCCCAGGGTCTCTACAGCCTCCAGGTTTTTCACAAGGCAGTTTTTGCGGGCCATGCGCTTAGCAGTGAGGGTCAGGCACACCTGGGAATTGGGGTAAcaagaaatcacacacagatacagagcTTGTATAAACACACAAGGATACACATAAACAATATAGACACAATCACGAGGAAATATAGACACAAGCACACATTGACTCAAACAGATCTACACACAGATATACAGCACATATGTGGTTAAAGAAGTCACTCACAGTGACAGTAGCCAGCAAGCCTTCAGGCACATTGGCAACAATGATGCCAATAAGAAAGATAACGGCTTCCAGCCAGGTGTAGCCCAGAACTATGGAAAGGATGAAGAAGGTGACTCCGAGGAAGACAGCCACACCCGTGATCAGGTGGATGAAGTGCTCTATCTCCTTTGCAATCGGGGTTTTGCCAGTCTCTAGGCCTGAGGTCAGGGTAGCAATCCTGCCCATCACTGTGCGGTCACCAGTGCAGACGACAATACCACGGGCAGTCCCTGTTAGGGAGGGAAGAGGTTAATGATGAATTCAATCAAGCTGCAGCAACCCCGTGCTGCAGACAGGACACTAAACCCACACTGGCAGTGCAGACAGCAGTGCAGTTCACAATGTGCAGACATTACTATGGCTGACCTTAAGTGGTGACGTCTGAATTCAAGGTGGATTAGGCCTTGTTTGTTTAGGAGTTAGCAGTTGATGTTAGTGAATTACctcaacatttacatattaacaATTATGTAGCCTTTGGGACTGATAATCAATCACTTTACCATCTTCACTGTGCATGTCTTACTGCAGGGGTGAGAATATAGTTAGACAGAAAGGAACCTTGACATATTTGCTGGAAATATCGGGAATGCTCTACTGCAAATATAACCAGCATCCCTT of the Scleropages formosus chromosome 7, fSclFor1.1, whole genome shotgun sequence genome contains:
- the LOC108926579 gene encoding sodium/potassium-transporting ATPase subunit alpha-3-like, whose product is MGYGRSDSYRVATTQDGDDKDSPKKKAKTKDLDDLKKEVPLTEHKMSVEEVCRKYNTDIVQGLTNARAAEYLARDGPNALTPPPTTPEWVKFCRQLFGGFSILLWTGAILCFLAYAIQAATEDEPSGDNLYLGIVLSAVVIITGCFSYFQEAKSSKIMESFKNMVPQQALVIREGEKMQINAEEVVAGDLVEVKGGDRIPADLRIVSSHGCKVDNSSLTGESEPQTRSPDCTHDNPLETRNIAFFSTNCVEGTARGIVVCTGDRTVMGRIATLTSGLETGKTPIAKEIEHFIHLITGVAVFLGVTFFILSIVLGYTWLEAVIFLIGIIVANVPEGLLATVTVCLTLTAKRMARKNCLVKNLEAVETLGSTSTICSDKTGTLTQNRMTVAHMWFDNQIHEADTTEDQSGTSFDKSSVTWVSLARIAALCNRAVFKAGQESLPILKREVAGDASESALLKCIELSCGSVKAMRDKYKKVAEIPFNSTNKYQLSVHETEDPNDGRYLLVMKGAPERILDRCTTILLQGKEQPMDEEMREAFQNAYLELGGLGERVLGFCHLLLPEDKYPKGFAFDCDDVNFQTDNLCFVGLMSMIDPPRAAVPDAVGKCRSAGIKVIMVTGDHPITAKAIAKGVGIISEGNETVEDIAARLNIPVSQVNPRDAKACVIHGTDLKDLTQEQMDEVLRNHTEIVFARTSPQQKLIIVEGCQRQGAIVAVTGDGVNDSPALKKADIGVAMGISGSDVSKQAADMILLDDNFASIVTGVEEGRLIFDNLKKSIAYTLTSNIPEITPFLFFIMVNIPLPLGTITILCIDLGTDMVPAISLAYEAAESDIMKRQPRNPRVDKLVNERLISIAYGQIGMIQALGGFFSYFVILAENGFLPSLLVGIRLKWDDRSMNDLEDSYGQQWTYEQRKIVEFTCHTAFFVSIVVVQWADVIICKTRRNSVFQQGMKNKILIFGLFEETALAAFLSYCPGMDVALRMYPLKPLWWFCAFPYSFLIFVYDEIRKLLLRRHPGGWVEKETYY